CCTTGGGCAAATATTGACATTCCTTAAAGATGTGATGTCATACCAAGCAAGGATTGATTGATGAGAGAGAAAGTATGCAGTGGGAAGGGGGAAAGCCGACATTGTATTAAGCTTCTACTATGTTCCAGACATTTACTGTCACTCAGTCCTCACCATGACATTCTTATCTCTATTTGACAAATGTAGAAAGACCTTCAAAGAGATCCGGCAACCTCTCCAAGGCCATCCAGGCAGGAAATGCTAGAACTACAATTCCACCCCAGATCCACCAAACTACCAACCCACACACGCTAGACGCGTCCATGGCAGGCACTGCGGGTTTCCCACCTaacctctcctttcttccttgctAATGGAACCCTGCTCGTATGAGGCAGCGAGGTGCCCAGCTCCAGGTGGCCCCAGAATTCAGTAGCATCAACCATTCTCTGAAAGCCCCTCTGGCTACTGGGCCTGATGCTTGAGCTGCAGCTTAGAATCCATTTCCTCATGAAAACCGTCTTAGACACAGAAGTCAGTAGGAATGCAACCACTGTGTCATCACTGTACTTCTGTCGTTCTATGGATGCAGCCAATTCTTGTAGATTAACCTGGGATGCCACCATTTATAGCATTGTTTCTACGGGAAAACGCATTAAAGATTCACCCACTCCTTGACCCCTACCTACtctgcaaaaaaacaaagaaaaaaaaaaaatcacagcgaCTTATAAGAGACTTCATGAGTCCTGTATAAAGTTTATAAGCAATTCCAATTTCCAAAGCCTACTTTCACATTATCAACCCTTTACTTGTCAGAAAGATCGAAGAATATCGAGAACGCCAAGGAATTTCTTGAAAGTATAGTTGTACAATGGGTCTTGCTACACCATCCTACTCCACCTTattaaactgaaagaaaagctgaagaaaacaaaaaggtattctaggcaagaagaaaaaaaaaaaatactagctaCTGTATGCATTTTACAAATACAGTGCTGCTTTTCCTGGAGAGGGCTGGCTGGCATTAGGACATAGCCCAGGGCGTCTCAGCCTCGCAGGGCTGCCAGCTGGGGCCTGGCAATTCCTCGCTGTGGGGGCGCTCCTGGGCACCGCGGGATGTTGAGCGGctgccctggcccccacccactaCATCCAGGAGCACTCTGAGTTGTGACAAACAAGAATGTCTTCAGACGTTGCCAACGTGCCAGACATGTCTCTTGAAGGGCAAGGTCACCCCTAGGTAAGAACCACAGGCAAAGGCTGACAAGTTGGGAGGACCTGTTGACTCACAGGGCTGCATTAAACCTGGCAGAGCCACGAGACACCCCAGTGAGGTAGAAAGTCCCGATCCGTGTTCTGGTAGCCAATCCCGCCCTCCCTACAGTAGCGCGCGGCGGGGCACTGAAACGGCCTTCAAGAAAGCCCGCCTCAGAAGAGGTGTCCCCTCATTGCTGGCTCCTACGGGTTGCCGGGCAGACTCCCCTCCAGGCCCGTTTTCCCCGACCTGGGTCCTTTCACTCACCTGTAGCCTGTAAAGCGGCTGCCGTGCCCACTGCCGGTCACTCCTCCCCTGGCTCTCCACCCCGGGAGGCGGTGAGGCGCTGAGGCGCTGAGGGTTAGTTAGGGTGAAGCGGTGAGGCCCTGAGGCGGTGAGGGTTAGGGTGAAGCGGTGAGGCGCTGAGGGTTAGTTAGGGTGAAGCGCCGAGGCCCTGAGGCGGTGAGGGTTAGGGTGAAGCGGTGAGGCGCTGAGGGTTAGTTAGGGTGAAGCGCTGAGGCGGTGAGGCAGTGAGGGTTAGGGTGAAGCGGTGAGGCGGTGAGGGTTAGTTAGGGTGAAGCGGTGAGGCGGTGAGGGTTAGTTAGGGTGAAGCGGTGAGGCGCTGAGGGTTAGTTAGGGTGAAACGCTGAGGCGGTGAGGGTTAGTTAGGGTGAAGCGGTGAGGCGCTGAGGGTTAGTTAGGGTGAAACGCTGAGGCGGTGAGGCGGAGGAACTCCTTCAGGGCTCGTGTTCATCGCGCGGCTCGCTCTGAAAGCTCCCTTTCCTCGGAATAATTGTCTGGCTCAGCAGTTGCTACTGAACCGATTCCAGCAGCTCAACACTGAGAGAGAATCTACTGAACTTGACAGAGTATCTTGGGAGCGACTTGGGGATCCACCGTTCCGGACCTGGGCGCTGAGCGGGCTGGGCCCGTTCGGGGGTCGTGGGCTGAAATCTCAGGGGAAAGCCTCAGCTTCCGCCCCAGCACCGCACTGGGAGGGTCCAAGACGGCCGTTCATCCTACAGGTTACCCAGCCACTGTGCGTTCCTTTCCGGGTTCTTCCAACGCCGTGTCATCTTGTCAGCCAGTTGGGTAAATCCTGAGTCTTTCTCAGAGGCCCCTCTCTTTTACCTCAGTGATAATCCCTggtagaaaaaaatctatttactcAGCATATCTTGTGAAGTTACTGGCTACTAGTGATTTGAGTTTCCCTTATCAATCCGAGAGTActgcatccttccttccttcagatgctccaggaaggcagggaatTTTGTCTGTGGTTCATCaattatttgtggaataaattaaTGCCCACTTTGTCCGAGGTGCTGTCGTTGTGCTAAGAATGCAGCACTGAACAGAACTGGCACATCCCTGGCCTCAAGGACTTCGCAGTCCCTCAGGAGAGCAAGAGaactaagaaataaagaaaacaaacccaaattgTGGTAAGAGCTAAGAGGGAGGGAAACTGTAGGGCGGAAACAGCCTCAATAATAATAGGGTGGTCAGGGTCAGGGGACCTTCTTTGAGGAAATGCTCGTTAAGCTGAGAAAGGAAGATGAAGAACAGGCCTGAAAGCATTTTCAAGGgaccacacacatatacacctgCACACGTGTGCATCTGCACccacacgcatgcacgcatgaatacatgtgcatatatgcagtcacacacacatacatgcatgaaTGCAcgcaccacatacacacatagatacGCATGCACACGTGCATCTGCACccacacgcatgcacgcatgaATACATGTGCATATGCGcagtcacacacatacacacgaatgcacacaccacatacatacacacatagatacgcatgcacacatgtgcatctGCACCCACACACGTGGACGCATGAATACATGTGCATATGCGcagtcacacacacatacacacatgaatgcacacaccacatacacacatagatacaCATGTACCCATGTGCATCtgcacccacatgcacacatgaaTACATGTGCATATGcagtcacacacacatatacacatgaaTGCGCacaccacatacatacacacatggatACGCATGCACACGTGCAGATAGGCgcgcacaccacacacatgcgtgcacacaaaTATGCATGCAGATTCATGTGCACAATACACACGCACGccatatgtatatgcatgcacacatgcagaaACACAATACATGTGTACGCATAtgtgcacacaccacacatgAACGCCACATGcataaatacacatgcacacacagatgtGCACCcatgtgcgcgtgcacacacacacacccttggctTCAAGGGAACATTTCAGGGCTGAGGGAAGACGCTAGTACGAAGACCCTGAGACTTAGTTCTCTGTATTACTTAGTAAAAAGGGTAGAAGacactgttttccataacaaTTACCACAACACtgggtgatatatatatatatatatatatatataagacctTGACTTAGTGGTGCTGGGGGTGATAGGAAAAGAGAAGCCTTTATTCTAGGCCTAACCTTGGACTTACTCCAAgatatacagattttatttttttacttatttacttatttagagagcgtgagcagggggagaggaagagaatctcaagcagactacatgctgagcgtggagtccaacccagggctcaatctcatgaccctgagatcatgacctgagccaaagtcaaaagtgggacgcttagccaactgagccactcaggcccccaaATTATATAGATTTTAGGACTATGGgcttaagattttacttatttatgagggagggagtggggagagagagagagagagagagaagcagactcccttgctgagcagggagcccgcgacttggggcttgatcctggacCCAGAGATTacgacctgatccgaaggcagacacttaactgactgagtcacccaggtgccccagactatGGGTTTAGAAGTAGTttttatttaggaagaaaaaaaactttgattAAAACACCAGTCAGAAAAGTAACTCTGTTAACAGTTTATCATTCTATATGTGAAACTATCCACCCCAACTCCCCCTTTCCcaataaaacaatctttttttttttttgaaagattttatttagttagttcaggggtgggcagagggagagggagagtcttaagcgggggctcgatctcacaaccctgagactaccacccgagccgaaaccaagagtcagatgcttaactgcacCATGTAGGCACCCCAACAAATACTTTTATAATGTGaaactttatatttatatatcacattataaatacattataagcataatcaggtgtgtgtgtgttaaactcAAGGTTTTTTATACAAGGTACTATCTATAGCAGTACTGATGGGCATAATAAATCACATCTGTGTTCTTACCTGTATTTAGTGCTGtctttagtatttaaaaataattctgtatgCAAATCAAGTCCTACTTCACCGGCCAATTAACGTCAGCTCATTTATTGCTGCTTGCTGAGGACccactgggtgccaggcactgaggtGGAGACAGACAGATGCAACAGGAAGCCAATCCCAGCAGATCTGCCCTCGTGGAGATTATAGTCCCGTCCTGGAGCTGGGCAATCAGTAGGTTTTTACAGGGAAGTACTGTCACACAGTGTAGAATCACTAGACGGCGTGAAACCCAGTCTGAGAGGTCAGGACATGACATGCTCGGTACAATGGTACGAATGAGAagagtggagaggggtgggggttgtggAGGGCATCCCAGGCGGAGGGGGCTGCACGGGGAACGTCCCTCCTGATGTGGGGAACAGGTGGCACATTCGATGAGCCACAGGAGGCAGCAAGGGAGGAAGGTAGCTAACGGGCTGGAGAGATGGGCAGAGGCGGATCTGGTAGGGTCCTATAAGCCTCGCTGAGGAGTCTGGGCTTCGTTCTGCGGGAATCAGAAGCCTCTGCCCAGACTTAAGGGGAGGCTTTGATGCCACAAGGAAGCATTGTGGCCAACAGGTGGGAAATGGGTAGCTGAGGGCTGGTCAGGGCACAGTGGATAGCAAAGCAGATGAAGAGCAGAGATGAAGTGGTCAGTGCCCTTCTGAAGCCTAAAGATCACAACCCTATGTGCCTTGAGCAATGGGGGGCTGTGAGCACGGAGCCCTTGGGAAACCTCCCAGGAACCAGTCACTGTCAGCAGCCGGCCTGCCTGCCCCCATCTCTTGCTTTAAACCGCTGCCTTCTTACACTGTTCTGACTCCTTTTCCGAGACTTCTCACCATCTTCAGTTCTTGGCTGAGCTGAGCCTTGCACATTTCCTACCTGTCCCTTAGATTGACCAGTACAGAGCCCTCCAGGGTCACAGGGATCATGTGATGCATTTTATATATGCACAGACATCTGTGGTCTGATGAGGATGTGGTCTTTCCAGCGGCTTTGTGAAGAGGGTCACGTGGACCTAGGAAATGCCATCGAATCTGCAGGCTGTCCCTTTGCCAGGGACAATCACCAGGGTGGGTCAATACACTAATCATGGTAATGGTTAATCCATAACCCTCCGTGCTTCCCAAGGGACATTTTATTCACTTTAAACCCAATAAAAGGCATGAAAAGTGAGGGCAGGACAAACTCTGAAAATACTGTAGTTATAATCCTCTTCTGTTCtctccattatttttatttttttaatttcttgtattCGCTTATTTCCATCTCCATCCTTCATACAAAAGGCCCTTCTCAACTGTATGGTTATCCTCAGCTACCTGCTCATATTTAGGGGCTGGTATTTAAGTGCcgagtgaaggggcgcctgggtgactcagtcagttaagcatctgcctttggcttaggtcaagatcccagccagggttctgggatcaagtcccgcatcaggctccctgctcagcggggagtctgcctctccttctccctctgccttatcttaaaaaataaaaagtgccaAGTGGAAGTTCCGTGAGGGCAGAGTTTGTCAGCTGATGGGACCTTCACTCCAGGAAGAGAACCCACCATCCTCGCTCTGGTGGAATTGTACACTTAATGAGAGAGTCCTAGCTATCTTGTTAGGCACAAAATTCCCTGCATCTGGAACATAGTGggtgctcgataaatatttgaTGTTATTACGAAACCTCTtggagccttggttttctcaatTTCTGAAAATTCCCAATTTCTGAAAATTGGGGATAGAAAGTATTTAtctgaggagcacctgggtggctcagtcagttgagcatccaattcttgatttcagctcaagtcatgatctcagagtcctgggatcaaagcccttgtgttgggctccacgctcagtggcgagtctgtttctctttctccctctgcccctccccgctggtcattctctctctctaataaataaatcttgaaaaaaatgtatttctggcAGGTGTTCTGAGAAGAGATGGTAGATGgaaagcacctggcacagtgcttAGTATTCAGCAGATTGGTTACAAATAATAACAGGTAGCAATCATTGTTCTCGTCATTTCTAGGGGCAACAGGGCAGCGGCTTCATGACCATCTGTGGTCACCAGTAGCCAGGCTAAATATAGAGGCAAAGTACAGTACTTGTTGAGAGGAATGTGGTTATTCAGTTATTACAGTACAAATCAACAAAGCAAAGAGAAGGCTCAAGATAATAGCCTCTGACAGTCAATGTGTAGAAAGTCCAAGGATGTTCAGTCTTCAGTTGTGACTGAGAAGAAAGGTGGGTAGTGGCCCTGCATCATCAGAGAGCTCTGAAATAGCCATTCTCGTGGAATGCTCTTCTCCTGCTCTGCTTAGGCTGTTAGGAGCAATTGAACAGTAAAGGCACTGGAGGAAGGTGAAGAGTATGCCAAGCCTCCCCTCAAACCCCGGCACTCTATCCATATAGCAGGCAGGCTGATAGATTGTCTCTTTTGGAATAGGTTTAAACTGTAGGTctatagtttaaaaaagaaaaaacagtcagACAGCACAAGAGGGTACTTGCAGAAAGATGGAAAGGTCAGGATTCCTATCACCCCCAAACCTTCAGGCAGATTCCCCAGAGATAATCACTGTTAGGTCTCAGCTATCTTTTTATGCATACACaagaatatatgcatattttttcacAGATGGGCTCATAAAAAACTTCTGAAAcctgcctcccccccccttcatttatctTATCTTTGCATATCAGTATACATAGACTTACCTCCTTATTTTTATCAAATGCTCTATTCACTAAGATAATGTAATAGATACACTCCCTGATCTGGATGGCTTAACAAAAGTgaggtttatttctcatttatctaAATCCAACTGGTGGTAGGGAATGTGTGTGTAGGGAGGCAGGGAAGTGTTCTGATCCTAGCACTTATTCAGGGATCCAGGATAACCAAGGCCCTGCCAACTTCAACATGTGACTTCTACACGGTGGCTTCTAAGGTCACCCTTGGTGTTGATATCCAGCAAGCAGATGGGGAAAAAGAGTGTGCAGGAAGGCAAGGTTTTATATGAGCCAGGCCTAGAAGAGACACGTATCACTTCTGCCCACATTCCACTAGCCAGAATTAGACTCTCTGCCCGAGCCCAGTAGTAGGCCCTGTCCTGGCTGGATAGCTGCTTCCTACGACTGGACACTGTGGAGGAAAAGCACAAACCTTAGGTTGGCAATTAACTGTTCGCTGCCACAGACGCATCCTCATTTATTTAAGCTTCAGGAGGCCggctttcctcttctttcctgcttttctaCTTGTCTTTTGTCAAAGGCAAATTGTAAACTATGGAAAACTATTAGAAGGATAGGTACACTGGTTCAGATGcggtgggggtagggaggaacACTATCAAGGAAAAGCCTTTAAAAAGATGCATATCTTTGACCCAAGAACACATCTAAAGGAACTGTCCTAGGGAAATTAGTGGATGACTGCTCACACTGCAAGTATGAGGATGATTGTAAGCCAGGTAGGTGCCCGACATTACAGACCTGTATGCACTTACGATGCCTCCATGTAATGGAATACAGGTGGTTATGCAAACACAAAACTATGTGCATAGGTTATGACAAAAGACTCCTACTAAACAGtgttaagtaaatttttaaaaataaattggttaCTTGTGGCAAAAAGGCTAGAGGacatacattaaaatgtttaCAGTATTTATCCCTGGTAAGAGGACTATTTTCTTCTGTTACACATTTATATAAGGTCTGAATGTTTTATCATTAGAAAAAACAGTGAAGCTATTTTCagcttgaaacaaacaaacaaaaaatgtagaTAAAGGCAACCGGAGCTTAGGTGACTGAAAGCAAGTCTGTGAATCAGACCTGGCCTCCCAGACCCTGTCACCCGACACTCAAGTGGCTATCGTGAGCACTTTTCTCTGTCGAAGTGACTGGCTTTTGTCAGGCCGATCCCAGGTTATGACGGGAGAGGAGAATGGGCCTCCGGGCAGTCCgcagcagcccccgcccccggggcGCTCCATCGGCGAGTCAGTGGGCCGGGACTCACTGTGCCTCCGGCCTCGGCATGGGGAACGCCATCAGGGCCCTGGTGGCCTTCGTCCCCACCGACTGCTGCCAGAGCTACGTAGTCAGAGACCTCCGGGAGATGCCAACGGACAAGATGGTGGACCTGAGTGGGAAGCGGCTCCACCGCTTCCCCGCGCACGTGTGCTCCTTCCAGGAGCTGGTCAAGCTCTACCTGAGTGACAACCGCCTCAACAGCCTGCCTCCTGAGCTGGAGCAGCTCCAGAATCTGCAGATCTTGGCCCTGGATTTCAACAACTTCAAGGCTCTGCCTCAGGTGGTGTGTACTTTGAAACAGCTCTGCATCCTCTACCTGGGTAACAACAAACTTTGCGACCTCCCCAGTGAGCTGAGCCTGCTCCAGAATCTCCGGACCCTGTGGGTGGAGGCCAACTGCCTCACCCAGCTGCCAGATGTGGTCTGTGAGCTGAGGCTCCTTAAGACGCTGCACGCCGGCTCCAACGCCCTGCGTCTCCTGCCAGGCCAGCTCCAGCGCCTCCAGGAGCTGCGGACCATCTGGCTCTCAGGCAACCTGCTGACTGACTTCCCTGCTGTGCTGCTGCACATGCCCTTCCTGGAGGTGATCGATGTGGACAGGAACAGCATCCGTTACTTCCCCAGCCTGGCCCACCTGTCAAGTCTGAAGCTGGTCATCTATGACCATAATCCTTGCAGGAATGCACCCAAGGTGGCCAAAGGTGTGCGCCGTGTGGGAAGATGGGCAGAGGAGACGCCAGAGCCCGACCCCAGGAAAGCCAGACGCTATGCCTTGACCCAGGAGGAAAGCCAGGATGGAGAGGCACCTGCTCTGCCTTCTCTACTTCTTCCTCCCAACTCCTGAAAAGCTTCAGCTGTCAGTCAAGGCCAAGGACACAACCCCAGTGTCTTCTGGACACCTCTCCTTTAGAGTGCAAAGGATTGCTCTGGGATATGTGGGGTGCCTCTGCCAGTGGGGGCTGATCAAGTGAGAAGAAATGCCTCAACCAcaccaagaagaaaaaatttctgGCCAACATCTCTCCCAAAGCGAAGCTGTGTGCTCTGGGTAGCATGAGGACTTCTTTGCAAGAAAATCAGCTTCTCCAAACAGCTATTTTGAAACACTGAAGAGTAAGAAGGGCCGGGACATTTTGTCCTTCTCCACTCTCCAGAAGTGGCTGGTCAAGATGCTCATGAACGCCTCAATTAGGGTATTTACTAAAGAATTCGCCTGGCTCCAGCCCTTTGCAGGATATATTGTGTTACTATGAATGACCATAAGTGATATGAAAATACTATTAATTCGGGCTgcttataaaagacatttttacctCCTCAGTCAGACTCACAACACAACTCTGTGCTGTTGCAAAGGCTCAAGATGAAGCTTCTTCCCTCCAGCTCAGTGCATGCTGTGAGAAGACCCGATGGAAAATGCCTCCTGGTGGAGTCCGGCTGCCACTTTACACTTAGAGGTTCATGCTGACTTAGCTGGTTTTCCCTAGAGGGTATGACCCAAGATCTGCTCTCAACTGCTTCCTGTTACCACAATGCTAGAAGTCATCTAGAAAGTAGAACCCCTTGTTGGCAATGTGGTCTTATTAAAATCAAGCCCAGTTGTAATCCTGTCTGCCTCTGCAGAGTCCCTGTTTATTCACATTAACAAAGCAGAGCTGAACTGAATCCCTTTCCATTGAGGGAAACATTTCCAGAGCCGTTATTAGAATAAAGGCAGTAggtgaaaaatgtttatttgaaccAAGCATCTGGAAATCTGAGTTGCAGGTTGTGGTATACATAGGACGCTTCTGCCTCTAGCCGCAGCTTCTCAGCCTTTGCTCTgatttctgttgatttttgtaGACAGGGTCTTTTGATGGTCAGTGTATAACTTAGATATTTTGGccgtttttaaaaatgtaaattgtgaCCTTTTCTTCTACACATAAATACATCAACCTCAAAGATACTGCTGTCAGTGGGTGATTTAATATAATATAGTCCTTTATGTTTTTGAACCCTTCCAGCATGGACACAAAAAGTGTCCTCTTTACTAAAACTTTGTGTTTAGCTTTTGAAAAGTTACTTTTGCCATAAAAGCAACTTTACCCAGCAATGTTTGGTTCTAAAATGACACTGCACAGACTATTTTCAAGTGTTTTCCTACTATAAATATTTCTTGCTAAACCAGAGGAAGAAAACGTTTCATATCACAATCTCTTCCTATTGCTACCTCCCAGTCTGTAGAATATTTGCAACCGATTAGACTGCCAAGAGATCCCCTTTAATCATTCAATATAATAGGCTGTCAAATATTTAACTCCTTTAGTAACCAGTCCAGATTTCCACTAGGCAACTAGATCTacagtttattttctcatgtCTGACTAAAACGAAAACTATATACTCAGTAGATGCTAGAAACGTTATGCCAACAGAACTGCCTTCTGAACTGTGTCTACAGCCAGCCTTATAGATGGCTCTGATTTCTTTTGaccctgtcttcctcctcctaaGATTAATGGGCCCACCTTTTCCACCCCTGTAGGCTACAGCCATAAAACAGAGTGATGCCAACTGACCTGTACAGAGTTCTCGTCTAAAG
The sequence above is drawn from the Zalophus californianus isolate mZalCal1 chromosome 9, mZalCal1.pri.v2, whole genome shotgun sequence genome and encodes:
- the LRRC10 gene encoding leucine-rich repeat-containing protein 10 codes for the protein MGNAIRALVAFVPTDCCQSYVVRDLREMPTDKMVDLSGKRLHRFPAHVCSFQELVKLYLSDNRLNSLPPELEQLQNLQILALDFNNFKALPQVVCTLKQLCILYLGNNKLCDLPSELSLLQNLRTLWVEANCLTQLPDVVCELRLLKTLHAGSNALRLLPGQLQRLQELRTIWLSGNLLTDFPAVLLHMPFLEVIDVDRNSIRYFPSLAHLSSLKLVIYDHNPCRNAPKVAKGVRRVGRWAEETPEPDPRKARRYALTQEESQDGEAPALPSLLLPPNS